One Pontibacillus halophilus JSM 076056 = DSM 19796 DNA segment encodes these proteins:
- a CDS encoding alpha/beta fold hydrolase, translated as MHRLEASDGRGTVVIVHGAFEHAGRYHWLAEQWQAHGYNVLYGDLPGQGQSTRRRGHIRSFNEYIEQVSSWVHAAHGQGGPVFLLGHSMGGLAVIRTLQEKPELPVRGVILSSPCLGIVNQPNRIKRTLGKGLNYVAPSMLVKGASGTGKATRNEDVLTKDKEDTLMLTKVSVRWFNELNKAVDLAHKKHAQFPDVPLLVLQAGEDYYVQSDRTLHWFNHLNIHEKSYKEWESLYHEVFNEPEREDVFRYAETFARHHLRK; from the coding sequence ATGCATCGATTGGAAGCGTCAGATGGGAGAGGAACGGTTGTAATCGTTCATGGAGCCTTTGAACACGCAGGTCGGTACCATTGGTTGGCTGAACAATGGCAGGCGCATGGGTACAATGTGTTGTATGGAGATTTACCAGGTCAAGGACAATCGACAAGAAGGCGTGGCCATATACGGTCATTCAATGAATATATTGAACAAGTTTCATCCTGGGTTCATGCTGCTCATGGTCAAGGTGGACCGGTATTCCTCTTAGGTCACAGTATGGGAGGGCTTGCTGTAATACGTACATTACAAGAGAAGCCTGAACTTCCAGTACGAGGAGTGATTCTTTCATCTCCATGTCTTGGCATCGTGAACCAGCCGAACCGAATCAAGCGTACGTTAGGGAAAGGGTTAAATTACGTAGCGCCGTCCATGCTTGTGAAAGGAGCAAGTGGTACAGGGAAGGCAACGCGCAATGAAGACGTCTTAACGAAAGATAAAGAAGACACACTAATGCTCACAAAAGTGTCTGTTCGCTGGTTCAATGAATTGAATAAAGCAGTGGACCTTGCTCATAAGAAGCATGCCCAATTTCCAGATGTTCCTCTGCTCGTTCTTCAAGCGGGTGAGGATTATTATGTACAGTCTGATCGAACGCTCCATTGGTTTAATCACTTGAACATTCATGAAAAAAGTTACAAAGAATGGGAAAGCTTATACCATGAAGTATTCAACGAACCAGAACGGGAAGATGTGTTTCGCTATGCGGAAACATTTGCCCGACATCACTTAAGAAAATAG
- a CDS encoding tetraprenyl-beta-curcumene synthase family protein has translation MSVVYRKIFPYVNKELSYWRERAKSIPNEELRTQALHSIQDKTFHCEGGGIYALLAKKEWKEAIRFIVAYQTISDYLDNLCDRSTSMDPDDFRALHDGMLDALLLERPHTNYYRFREEQDDGGYLNELISTCQSSLRKLETYSLIQPYLRKLASKYCDLQVHKHVVQDERVPRLQQFYEEHEPSWKDLSWYEFSASTGSTLGIFCLVSYAFGHPLNEEKVEGIYRAYFPYMQGLHILLDYYIDQQEDLEEGDLNFCNYYQHEEELKSRFIYFIEKTKSGVARLPYPSFHRMVYKGLVGLYLADSKVSRIEGSPTMVKELLGVSGIRARFFYLNTKLYNRMKTGQ, from the coding sequence ATGTCCGTTGTCTATCGAAAGATCTTCCCCTACGTGAACAAAGAGTTGTCGTATTGGAGAGAGCGGGCCAAATCCATACCAAACGAAGAATTAAGAACTCAAGCACTCCATTCAATCCAGGATAAAACCTTTCATTGTGAAGGTGGTGGCATTTATGCATTGCTCGCCAAGAAAGAGTGGAAAGAGGCGATACGATTTATCGTCGCCTATCAGACCATTTCGGATTACTTAGATAATCTGTGTGACCGTAGTACTTCTATGGATCCTGATGACTTTCGTGCCCTTCATGACGGTATGCTGGATGCGCTTCTATTAGAGCGTCCTCATACAAATTATTATCGATTTAGAGAGGAACAAGATGATGGGGGGTACTTAAACGAGTTGATCTCGACCTGTCAATCATCCCTTCGTAAACTAGAGACTTATTCGCTCATTCAACCTTATTTACGCAAGCTTGCATCTAAATATTGCGACCTTCAAGTACATAAGCACGTTGTTCAAGATGAGCGTGTTCCAAGGTTGCAGCAGTTCTATGAAGAGCATGAACCAAGTTGGAAGGACCTTAGCTGGTATGAATTCTCAGCTTCTACAGGTTCTACACTAGGGATTTTCTGTCTCGTATCTTACGCTTTTGGTCATCCATTAAATGAAGAGAAGGTAGAAGGCATCTATCGTGCTTATTTCCCTTATATGCAAGGACTTCATATTTTATTGGATTACTACATTGACCAACAGGAAGACTTGGAAGAAGGAGATTTAAACTTCTGTAACTATTATCAACACGAGGAAGAGCTGAAATCACGTTTCATCTACTTTATAGAGAAAACGAAAAGCGGGGTGGCCCGACTGCCTTATCCATCTTTTCATCGGATGGTTTATAAAGGATTAGTCGGATTGTACTTGGCAGATTCCAAAGTATCTAGAATTGAAGGATCCCCTACTATGGTGAAAGAATTGTTAGGGGTTAGTGGGATAAGGGCGAGATTCTTCTATTTAAATACAAAGCTCTATAATCGAATGAAAACCGGACAGTAA
- a CDS encoding gamma carbonic anhydrase family protein, translated as MIYHYKGKEPTIHETAFIAEDVVLTGDVTIEEEASIWFKTVIRGDVSPTYIGKRTNIQDQSMLHQSPGLPLTVEDDVTIGHQVLLHSAHIKQGALIGMGSIILDGAVVEEGAFVGAGSLVPPNKVIPAGTLAFGRPAVVVRELTEADRDEMRRIRTEYVDKGQFYKEQQSRL; from the coding sequence ATGATATACCACTACAAAGGAAAAGAACCTACGATTCACGAGACTGCCTTTATCGCTGAAGATGTTGTCCTGACAGGGGATGTAACCATAGAGGAAGAAGCAAGCATTTGGTTCAAGACCGTAATTCGAGGTGACGTTTCCCCTACCTACATCGGTAAGCGTACCAATATACAAGACCAATCCATGCTCCACCAAAGTCCGGGGCTCCCGTTAACCGTTGAGGACGATGTCACGATTGGCCACCAAGTTCTCCTTCATTCTGCACATATTAAACAAGGGGCCTTGATTGGTATGGGCTCCATTATTTTAGATGGGGCTGTCGTGGAAGAAGGAGCCTTTGTCGGTGCCGGTAGCCTAGTACCGCCTAATAAAGTGATTCCAGCAGGTACGTTAGCATTTGGTCGACCAGCTGTTGTTGTCCGAGAACTAACTGAAGCTGATCGTGATGAGATGAGACGAATCCGAACCGAATATGTAGACAAAGGACAATTCTATAAAGAACAACAATCCCGTTTATAA
- a CDS encoding class I SAM-dependent methyltransferase, which yields MLQRILDYAHHLLSGSVEEGDWVVDGTAGNGYDTVFLSKLVGETGHVLSFDIQEQAIYNTDEKLAEHESTNVSLILDSHDRLDTYLPSEDTVLGGAIFNLGYLPGSDKQVITKSTSTIPAVQSILKHLKQRGILILVVYYGHEGGEEEKTELLKYVSKLDQKQYNVLRYGFINQKNNPPFIVAVEKK from the coding sequence ATGCTACAAAGAATCTTAGATTATGCTCATCACTTGTTGAGCGGAAGTGTGGAAGAAGGAGATTGGGTTGTAGATGGTACAGCCGGCAACGGATACGATACCGTATTCCTAAGTAAGCTCGTCGGAGAAACTGGACACGTCCTCTCTTTCGATATCCAGGAGCAAGCCATTTATAATACAGATGAGAAATTGGCTGAGCACGAGTCCACGAATGTCTCACTCATCTTAGACAGTCACGACCGTCTTGATACGTATCTTCCTTCAGAAGATACCGTTTTAGGCGGCGCTATCTTCAATCTCGGGTATTTGCCTGGAAGTGATAAACAAGTGATAACGAAAAGCACTTCCACTATCCCAGCCGTACAATCCATTCTGAAGCATCTAAAACAACGAGGGATCTTAATCCTTGTCGTTTACTACGGTCATGAAGGTGGAGAAGAAGAAAAGACAGAGCTCTTAAAGTATGTGTCTAAATTAGACCAAAAACAGTATAATGTGCTTCGCTACGGATTTATTAACCAGAAGAACAATCCTCCGTTCATCGTAGCCGTAGAGAAGAAATAG